The Balaenoptera acutorostrata chromosome 15, mBalAcu1.1, whole genome shotgun sequence genome contains a region encoding:
- the CHST12 gene encoding carbohydrate sulfotransferase 12 — MDTMTKSRFFRLWLVLGSVFMILLIIVYWDNMGTAHFYLHTSLSRPHILEPFPSPKPGDGKYFTASIEEILEKLLSAHAKQNVLLGKKVEQPSLLASSKPVLSNMEESVRGYDWSSHDTQQSPDPDRRQAERRSVLRGFCANASFVFPTKERSFDDIPNYELNHLIVDDRHGVIYCYVPKVACTNWKRVMIVLSQSLSDQGTPYRDPLDIPREYVHNSSTHLTFNKFWRRYRKFSRHLMKVKLKKYTKFLFVRDPFVRLISAFRSKFELENEEFYQKFAIPMLKMYSNHTSLPKSVSEAFSAGLKVSFANFIQYLLDPHTEKLAPFNEHWRQVHRLCHPCQIDYDFVGKLETLDQDATQLLRLLKVDKLLQFPPSYRNRTASSWEEGWFAKIPLAWRQQLYKLYEADFVLFGYPKPEHLLRD, encoded by the coding sequence ATGGACACAATGACCAAAAGTCGGTTCTTCCGCCTGTGGCTGGTCTTGGGGTCCGTCTTCATGATCCTCCTGATCATCGTGTACTGGGACAACATGGGCACCGCCCACTTCTACCTGCACACTTCCCTCTCCAGGCCTCATATCCTGgagcccttccccagccccaagcCGGGGGACGGGAAGTATTTCACCGCCAGCATTGAGGAGATTTTGGAGAAGCTCCTCAGTGCTCATGCGAAGCAGAACGTCCTTCTGGGTAAAAAGGTGGAGCAGCCCTCCCTGCTGGCCTCCAgcaagcctgtgctcagcaacatgGAAGAGAGTGTGAGGGGCTACGACTGGTCCAGCCACGACACCCAGCAGAGCCCGGACCCGGACAGGCGGCAGGCCGAACGGAGGAGCGTGCTGAGGGGGTTCTGCGCCAACGCCAGCTTTGTGTTCCCCACCAAGGAGCGCTCTTTCGATGACATTCCCAACTACGAGCTGAATCACCTCATCGTGGACGACCGCCACGGGGTCATCTACTGCTACGTGCCCAAGGTGGCCTGCACCAACTGGAAGCGCGTGATGATCGTCCTGAGCCAGAGCCTCTCGGACCAGGGCACGCCCTACCGTGACCCCCTGGACATCCCCCGGGAGTACGTCCACAACTCCAGCACCCACCTGACTTTCAACAAGTTCTGGCGCCGCTACAGGAAGTTCTCCCGCCACCTCATGAAGGTTAAACTGAAAAAGTACACCAAGTTCCTGTTCGTGCGGGACCCCTTCGTCCGCCTCATCTCGGCCTTCCGCAGCAAGTTCGAGCTGGAGAACGAAGAGTTCTACCAGAAGTTCGCCATCCCCATGCTGAAGATGTACTCCAACCACACCAGCCTGCCCAAGTCGGTCAGCGAGGCCTTCAGTGCAGGCCTCAAGGTGTCCTTCGCCAACTTCATCCAGTACCTGCTGGACCCTCACACCGAGAAGCTGGCGCCCTTCAACGAGCACTGGAGGCAGGTGCACCGCCTCTGCCACCCCTGCCAGATAGACTATGACTTTGTGGGGAAACTGGAGACCCTGGACCAGGATGCCACCCAGCTGCTCCGGCTTCTCAAGGTGGACAAGCTGCTCCAGTTCCCCCCGAGTTACCGGAACAGAACTGCCAGCAGCTGGGAGGAAGGCTGGTTTGCCAAAATTCCCCTGGCCTGGAGGCAGCAACTTTACAAACTCTATGAAGCCGATTTTGTCCTCTTTGGCTACCCCAAGCCTGAACATCTACTTAGAGACTGA